Below is a window of Quercus robur chromosome 6, dhQueRobu3.1, whole genome shotgun sequence DNA.
CTTCGTctgttttaaattaaatttgactTCTTGTGTTAATAGTGGCTGTTTACAAATACTAGTTTTCTCAGTGGTGATTTTGCTTCACAGCCAAGGTTATTGTTGATAGAGACACTGGGAGGTCTAGAGGATTTGGGTTTGTTAACTTCACCAGTGATGAATCTGCCAACTCAGCACTGTCTGCCATGGATGGCCAGGTCAGAAATAATTACTTGATATTTTAACCTGTGCCATGATAATTATGACTGATGTCTTCAATTTTCAGGAGCTTAATGGGAGAAATATTCGTGTGAGTTTTGCAAATGACAGACCTGCTGGCCCTCGATcttatggtggtggtggtggtggtggtggtggttacCGTGGAGACAGAGGTTTTGGTGGTGGAGATGCCTTTTGAGCTGTTGCAGCTTTTGCAAGCATGAGATCAGCTTGTTTCTCTTGCTAGTTGGCGCTCCTTCAGAATTTTGGGTTGCTTGGATTTTTTTCTTGGATAAATTGTTTTAACCATGGAGTATTGTATGGTTTTGATACAAATTTGTCGTCATTTATTGCTAGTTATATATATTAGCAGCACAATAGCCAAGTTCAATCATCAAAGGCATTTGGAGTTTAATGTTGCACATAATGCTATCAAAAGCATTATTTATATTGCATACTCATAACTGCAGATCATATGGCTTTCTTTGCAATCATATGATTGGTAGTGAGAATAATTTATAACTGCATGCTCTTTAGAATCAATGTTATCTTTAGCCTTTTAAAAAATTCTGTTGATGCAACACGGTGGATCGAACAACTCTCTTAAGTTGGTCATGGAAGAATGAAGAAGCCAGCTGTTTGGTATTATATTTCTAAAGCCTCTACTAAACTATATTTTGAGATTTggaaacaaaattttgtattttagatgtttctaaaaattaaaaaaaaatgtacttgaaaggatttaattaaaataaactttttgaagaaaataaaacaatagtGGTTGCTCCgttgattgtgtttgtgttttattttttattttttatttttttgagcaAGTGTAATGTGTTGGGACTTAGGATTGTGTACATGCTCATTTCAAAAAGTTAATGGCCTGGCACTGTCCATTGTGTGGGTTACGTTTGGGGTTAAGCTTTATTACACCACAAAGTAAAGGCTTTTGGTCTCATAATAtattgaaactaaaattttgtgGCCTTCTGCTGAGACCTAAATTTGAGAGTACTTATGATGCAATATTGCTGTGCGGaagataataaaaacataaGAGAGATATAACTGGTATGTCtcattttttgaggttttgcaAGTGACCCTCCTTCACCTCAACCAAAAAAGTGACCTTTAGATTTCAGAGGATTTATTGTACCCAAATGTCGCACAGAATTCTATTTATTGTCTGTGGGAGTGGCAAAACTGATTTAATCTATTCATCCACTCAAACCCAATATAATTAAGTATAAACTGGTAAAGTCGTGGGTTTCAATTAgtttaactagtaaagtttttaatggttgaataagagataaaGGGCATTATCAGAAGTAGACGCCATTGAATAAAAGCCATTGGTTGAAACTCTCttgaaaaaaaagtataaacccGTCTATCAATTATTTGGGTATTGGCCATATTAAGACTGATTCAGAACACAACAAATTGTTCAAATCTACCGAGTCTCAtctatattttgagaaaaattctctCTGACACTCAAATCTCAAATTGAGTGATTTGAGTTTCTATTATATGATTTGAAGGAGGCAAATTTAGCTCATTTGAGCCTAAATTTCTATCATAATTAAGTTCTGGTCCTCAATTGAGCCCAAATTT
It encodes the following:
- the LOC126688402 gene encoding glycine-rich RNA-binding protein 2, mitochondrial-like, whose protein sequence is MAFCNKVGGLLRLSVSQNGQAPIASMLNSVRYMSSSKLFVGGLSYNTDEQSLKDAFAGFGDVIDAKVIVDRDTGRSRGFGFVNFTSDESANSALSAMDGQELNGRNIRVSFANDRPAGPRSYGGGGGGGGGYRGDRGFGGGDAF